The region CGCTGCCTCATGAAGAACCGTGGCAAGGCCGCCCCTTGTAACATCCCTCATACAATGGATCCTGATGTTTTCATCAAGAAGATTTTTTACGATGGAAGTAAGAGGTCCGCAATCACTTGCAATCTGATTTTCAATCCCCATCCGGTGCGAAAGAATGGCTGCATGGTGTTCTCCTAAATTGCCGGAAAGAATAACTGCGTCTTTGGGCCTGCACTTTGAAATACTGATACCTTCTTTCCGGATCTCCCCTATTCCCGACGTATTGATATAGATTCCGCCGCTTCCTTCCACCACCTTCGTATCACCGGCTACGATCCTTACTCCGGCTTCTCTGGCTGCCAGGGCCATGGAAGAGGCAATTTTCTCAATGATCTCAAGCTCCGCCCCCTCTTCTATAATGAAGCCTGCTGTCAGATATCTTGGAACAGCCCCCATCATGGAAAGATCATTCACAGTTCCGCATACGGCAAGCTTACCAATATCTCCCCCTTTAAAAAATAAGGGAGTGACCACAAAGGAATCCGTTGTATAAGCAATCTTCCCTTTGATGTTCAAAACAGCGGAATCTTCCAGTTTATTCAGAGTTTTATTATTAAAATGCTTTAAAAATACTTCCGTGATGAGATTACCGGTCTGCTTTCCCCCGCTGCCGTAGGACATGTCGATTTTCATGGCTTCCGCTCTCCTTCCATTCTCTTTCTTTTACTCCTTTTGGCTCAGAAATTCTGGTACCAGATGCCGCAGGCCCCTTCCTGGGATACCATACAGGGACCTATGGCATGTAGTGGGGTGCAGGCAGTTTTAAACAGGGGACAGTCCGGCGGATTTATCCGGCCAAGAATTACATCCGAACACTTACAGCCAACCGGCATATGCTCTTCCCTCTCTTCTTTCTTACGTCCTGCATCGTAGATCCTATATTCTTTTCTAAGCCTTAAGGCTGACTTTTCTATAACCCCGATTCCTCTCCATAAGCCATCCCCAGCTTCAAAATATCGGTTAATGAGTGCAGCCGCCTTCTGGTTCCCTTCCTCTGTCACGGCACTGGCATAAAGGTTTTTCACCTCAAAGCACTGCTTTCTGGTCTGGAGCAGGATCTCATATACGGCTGCAAGGATGTGCTCTCCTTCAAATCCAGCGATTACAAATGGCTTTTGATATTGAAAGGCCAGTTTCCTGTAAGCTCCGCAGCCTGTAATCACACTCACATGTCCTGGGCTTAAAAATCCGTCGATGGCTTTTTCCTTTTCACAGAGAAAGGAAAGGGCCGGTACAATGGTTTTTATGGAGGTCATAAGCTTCAGGTTTTCGATCTTTCTCTGCAGGATTTCCTCTAGAAGCAGAGCATAAACAGGAGCAGTGGTTTCAAATCCCACTGCTGCAAAAACATACTGGATCCTCCTGTTTTCCTCTGCTTCCCCAATGGCAGTAAGGGGAGAATAGAGAATTTTCACCCTCCCTCCGGCTGCCTTGGCCTCTGTCAGGCTCATCCTGCTTCCCCTGACCTTCATCATATCCCCGAAGGTAAGCACGCAATGATTTTCCTTTAAGGAGTATTCCGTCAGTTCATCTATGTAGGCGGAAGAGGTGACGCAGACCGGACAGCCCGGCCCAGAAATCAGCTGGATCCTGGGTGAGATTATGGTCCGGATGCCGTTCTTAAAAATGCTGGCCGTATGGGTCCCGCATACCTCCATAATTTTTACCGGCCTGCCGCCATAATTTTTCAGTTCATGGATCACCTGGTCGATCATATTTTTATCCCTCCTCCTGAAACTGGGAAAATATGGTAAGGATTTCTTTGGCCGTATCCTCCATTAAAACTTCAATAACGCAGCCGGCATGTATGAGGACATAATCACCCACTTTCGTATCCACCAGTCTTATGTTGGCCTCGGTAATATTATCCATAATGTTAATCTTTGCGTAATCCCCCTTTATTTGAATCACTTTTCCCGGAACTGCAACACACATGGCATCCTGTCCTTTCCAAATCCCTAATCCCGGATTTTAAATATTCATTTCCCAGATAAGCCTGACCCAGGCTCAATCCTCCGTCGTTAGGAGGAACCGCCGAATTCAAATAGACAAAAAACCCATTTTTCTTTAATAGTCCGATGGTATGCCTGGTCAGCAGGGCATTTTGAAAAACACCTCCGCTTAACGCTACGGTGTTGCTTAAATATCGGCTCCCCAGCCTTTTGCAGACAGAGGCCACTGCCTGTGCCAGGGCAAGATGAAAGCCAAGGGCCAGGGCGCCTGTCTCTGCTCTGTTTCTCATGGTGCAAAGAGTCTCGAAAACCGGCCGGGGATCTAATGTAAGGACATCGTCCTGCTCCTTTATTCCAAACGAAAGACTGACCGGCTTTACCCGGTTTCTTTCCCCCAGCACTGCCTCCCTTTCCAGCAATACGGCACATTCTCCCTCATATCGGTTCTCATGCCCGATATTTAAGACAGACGCTGCCCCATCAAACAGACGCCCTACGCTGGAAGTCAATACCCTATTGATATTATGCTCCAGGGCGGCTTTTATCACCTCCAGCCTTTCATCCTCAATATAAGCGGTAAGCCCTGCGTGAAGCAGACAGCAGGAAGCTGTTTTCCTGGCATCTCTCATGGAGCTATCTCCTCCCAGAATGGGAAACATGCTTACATGACCCGCCCTTATGAAATCAATCCCTTCACAGACAAGAAACTCTCCGCCCCATATGCTCCTGTCCGTCCCGCAGCCAGTTCCGTCAAAGGCAACTCCGATCACAGGCCCCTTTAAATCATGCTCGGCCATGACGGAAGCGACATGGGCATGATGGTGCTGCACCTTAAGGACGGGCAGACCAAGAGCTTCTGCAAAACGTGCTGAATGGTAATTGGGATGGAGGTCACAGACCGCCAGACCCGGGGTAATTCGAAGAAGTCTTGTCAGATCTTCATAGGATCTTTGAAATTCCTTTCTAACTGCCTCTTCCTCCAGGTCCCCGAAATGCTGGGATACCACTGCATTCCCCTTCTGGCAGAGGCAGAATGCCGCTTTTAGATCCCCTCCTGCCGCAAAGATCCCGGTCTTTGTCCCGCCTTCCCCCTCTTCCCTGCTTCCCTCTCCCCTAGATAAAAAAACTGGATAAGGAACATAGCCTCTGCTTCTTCGGATGAGCTGGGGCATGCCTTCTATGATCCTTGCAACGGAATCATCCACTGAACGTACGATCCTTCTTTGGTTATATAATACACCATCCAGATAGGGCGACGAGAGAGCCAGCATGGATTCGTCCTCCCGAATAATGGGCTGCCCGGCAATATTGGCGCTTGTCATGATCAGGGGGCCCAGCCTTTTTGTCAGCATATGCTGGAGTGGAGTATAAGGAAGGAAAGCCCCGCAATAAATGCTTTCATTGGAAACAGAGGGTGCCATGGTATCTTGTTTTATGGAAAGCAGTACGATGGGCCTTGCTTTTGATTCCAGCAGCGCTTTTTCTTCCGCAGAGACCAGGCAGCACCTGCTTATTTCCTGGATTCCGGGAAACATAACTGCAAAAGGCTTTTCCTCTCTCCCCTTTAATTTGCGAAGACGTTTTACCGTATCCTCCCGGAAAGGGGAGCAGACCAGATGAAAGCCTCCAATTCCTTTCACTGCAACGATCCCTCCCTTTGACAGCACGGTCAAAGCCTTTTCAAAGGCCTCCTTTTCCTTTCGCTCCATAGGACCATTTCCCTTATGGTGATAGATCAGGTAAGGGCCGCAGTCATTGCAGGAAACGGTCTGGGCATGAAAACGCCTGCCTGCAGCCCATGTGTATTCCTTCTGACATTCGCTGCATAAGGGAAAATCCTCCATGGTTGTCCGTTTTCTGTCATAGGGCAGTTCCTCCATTATGGTATATCTGGGTCCGCAGGAGACACAGCTGATAAATGGATTCCCATATCTTCTGTCCGACTCTTCGGATAGCTCTCTTAAGCATTCCGGGCATACCGGAAGATCCGGAGGAATCACCGATATTTCGCCCATGGATTCACTCTTCAAGATGGCAAAATCCTCAAGATCCATAAAAGGGATTTCTTCTGCTTCCATCTTCATGATTTCATGGCCGCCCTTTTTGTTATCCTTAAGGTCAGCCAGGAACCGGCCGATCAAATCGCTTTCAGACTGGGCCACGATCTCCACATAACCGCCTACGTTGCGCACCAGCCCTTTTATCCCGTACTCTTTTGCGGTACGATAAACAAGGGGACGGAATCCAACCCCCTGCACAATTCCATATACCCTTATTTGTTCTGTCATGATCTTGTTTTTTCCATCTTCCATTCCACTACCTTTTTATCGCCTTCTTCCGTCTTACCGGATTCAACACCGGGGCTGTTTGATTCAAAGCCCGGACTCCCTTCATAAAAAAGTTCTCGTCAAAATCAATATATGGGAAAAGGTCACATTTCGTAATCGTAATAACCCATTTCTCTTCTCCTGATTTGTTTCTCTCCATATCCTATGATATTTCCCTAAATTTATTTCTATTTTATATCATGTTTTTTGTGGTAAAATAGTATATAACGAAATGATAAAAAGGAGGTACTATATGGAACAGAAACTCCCAACCACCATTGATGAGTACATCACTGGACAAAACCCGGAAATACAGCCCCTCCTGGAAAAGCTGTACCAGACCATAAAAAAGGCGGCACCGGAAGCAGGGGAAAAGATCAGTTGGGGAATGGCTACATTCGTTCATCACGGCAATCTGGTACATTTTTCCGCAGAGAAAAAGCACATCGGATTTCACCCGGCCCCCACCGCTATTGATGCCTTTCAAGAAGATTTAAAGGAATACCGCTGTTCAAAAGGCACCGTCCGGTTTCCCTATGACAAGCCTCTGCCTCTTGAGCTTATAGGCAAAATGGTCCGTTTCCGGGTGGCTGAACAGGAGGCACTATTGGAAGAAAAAAAAACGGGAAAAACAATGGAAAAACAATTACGGCCCCGGTGCCCCATGCCTGACGATGTGATGGCAGAGCTTCAGAAAGAGGGGTTGACTAAGGCCTACGACGCCCGGCCGCCGTATCAGAGAAATGATTATCTCGGATGGATCACCAGGGCTAAGCGCCCGGAAACCCGGCGAAAGCGTATGGATCAAATGCTGGATGAGCTGCGTTCCGGCGATGCCTATATGGGCATGGCTTATACCACTAAAAAAATTACTAAGGCCGGACCTTCTTAACCGGCCTTTTTTCTTTCCATATCATTTCTTAATAATTCTTAATTCCCTTAAATTTCATTGTTATTTAATTTATAAATGATATAATTTTCCATATTTCTATACAAAAGTATCAAGAACATATCCCTGCATTACAGTGGAATCTTAACAAGAATGGAAGGATTCTCTGATTTTACCCTTATAAAAGCAGAAAAGGAGGTTGCCGGCCCATGAGTACAGCACAGCAGATACTGGTAGTAGATGACGATGCAGACATCCGGGAAGTTCTCCGCATTCAGCTGGAGAACAAAGGCTATTCCGTATGGGAAGCGGTTAACGGAAACGATGCGGTGGCCGCTGTCTCAGAAAATCCTGATATTGACCTTATTATATTAGACATCATGATGCCCGGCTTATCGGGAATCGATGCCTGTACCCAGATCCGGAAGATAACTTCCGCTCCTGTATTGTTTTTAACGGCAAAATCAAAAGAAAGCGATAAAACGGCGGCCTATGAAAACGGCGGCGATGATTACCTTGTAAAACCTTTTTCCCAGGCAGAGCTTCTTATGAAGGTCCGCTCTCTTTTAAGAAGATACGTAGTCTATAAAGGGAAAACTGAACCTGTTTTTAATCTTTCAGAAATCCGCATCCAGGATATTCTGATTGATACCACGTACCGTTTTGTTTACCGGGAAAATCAAAAAATTGAGCTTACGGATACAGAGTTCCAGGTTTTGATGTATCTGGTCAGAAACAGAGGCAAAGCAAAGGATGCACAGGCGATCTATGAAGGCGTTTGGAACGATAGGTTCCTCCCTTCTTCCACCAATACGGTCATGGTACACATATTAAAGCTCCGGAAAAAACTGGAACTGGATTTTAATAATCCTGCCATTATACGAACCGTTTGGGGAAAGGGCTATCAAATCGATGAAGCATAAATGGATTTCATCTTTAAGGTATAAGCAGATATTTGTATTAATCTTTGGGGCGGTGGTCAGTTTTGGAATGTATTTTGCCGCACAGGCCTTTGGGGATTATTTAATATCCAGGAACCATATGAATGAAGAGGCTGCATGGAAGAGGCTGACCAATTATCAGAACTCTTTTGAAAATTACATCAATAAATACCAGGTATCCGTAAAAAACGTAAGGTCGATTTCCAAGTGGGTGAAGAATCATAAATACGTTTATGTAACCATTTTTAACGGCAATGAAATCATTTATGAATCCGGCTACTGGAATGATGCCTATGCCTCCTATGATACGGCCACCATTAGGGATATTGCCTTCAGCGACGGAACCTATTCCGTTTCTATTATTGATTCATCGGAAATAAAGTGGTATAACCTGGTAACTTATGCTTCGTGGGGTGTGTTTTTCCTGTTTCTGTTTGTAATCCTGATTTTTTATAACCACCGGATCATTGCACGGATCATGCTGTTGTCAAGGGAGGTTTCCCTGATTGAAAAAGGGGATTTAGAGCAGCCCATCTTTTACAAAGGCAATGATGAAATCTCTTTGCTGGCAAAAAATGCAGATAACATGAGAAATTCCTTAATTACAAGATATCAGAGTGAGAAGGAGGCCTGGGAGGCAAACAGTGAGCTGATCACATCCATATCCCACGACATCCGGACCCCCCTTACTTCCCTCATCGGCTATCTGGAGATATTGGATTCAAAAAGCTATCATTCGGAAGAACAGTTTGATAAATACATAAAAAGCTGCAAAGAAAAATCCATTCAGCTAAAAGACCTTTCGGACCGGCTCTTCCAGTACTTTCTTGTATTCGGAAAGGAACGGATCCTGATGCAGATGGATACTTTTGATGCAAAGATCCTGCTCCAGCAGCTTTTTATGGAATACGTGTTTGACCTTGGCAATCTGGGTTTTAATGTGAAAACAGAATTTGTGGAGCAATCCTGCAGCATAACTGCTGATATCCAGTATCTGAGGCGGTTGTTTGATAACCTGTTTTCCAATGTTAGAAAATATGCAGGAGTTGATGGGCCGGTCATTGTCAACAGCCATATCGCTGGCAATGACCTGATTATCACTGTCACCAATGAAATCCGCAGGGACAGCACGTTTTTGGAAAGCACCAATATCGGACTGAAAACCTGCCAGAAAATAGCAGAACAAATGAACGGAACCTTTGAGATAGAAAAAAACGGAACTGATTTCACGGTCCGGGTAACATTTCCTTTGGAATCCGTCAGAGAGGAGTAACAATCTATGAGAAACGTACTGGAGTATCTGGAACACTCCGCAAGGATATTTCCGGATAAAATTGCCGCGCAGGATCAGGTTACCGGCTGCTCTTATAAAGAACTGTTATTGAATGCCAAACGGATAGGCAGCTTTCTTTCCGGTTTTGAATCACCGGGTAATCCTGTTGTTGTTTTTATGGATAAAAGCGTGGAGGCTTTGACAGCCTTCCTGGGAATCGTATACGCCGGATGCTTCTATGTTTTCATCAGCCCGGGGCAGCCGGTCCCCCGCATAAGGCAGATCATGGAGGTCCTTAAAGCAGGCACCCTCATCACCATGGGGGAACCGAAAGCCCTGGCGGAAGATATGGGATTTACCGGAAATCTCCTGGATTACCATGAAATGATCCATGGGGAGATAAAGGAAGAGGACTTATCGCTCATCCGTGACCGGTCCCAGGACATTGATCCTTTGTACTGTAACTTTACTTCCGGTTCAACAGGAATTCCAAAGGGCGTGCTGGTCAGCCACCGGTCCGTCATTGATTTTATGGAATATTTTCCTTCCATGTTTGGCATAACGTCAGAAGATATTATCGGGAACCAGGCTCCCTTTGACTTTGATGTTTCTGTTAAGGATATTTATTCCACCCTTAAAACCGGGGCGACCATGGTCATGATCCCAAAGAAATTGTTTTCCATTCCCACAGAACTTCTGGATTACCTTTGGGAACACAAGGTAACTACCTTAATCTGGGCGGTCTCCGCCCTGTGCCTTATCGCCCAGCTTAAGGGTTTCACCTATAAAGTTCCTTCCAGAATCAATAAGGTCCTGTTCAGCGGAGAGGCTATGCCGGTAAAACATTTAGCAGTCTGGCAGAAATATCTTCCCGGTGCAAGGTATGTGAACCTATACGGACCTACGGAGATCACCTGCAACTGCACCTACTACCCTGTGGACCGAAAATTTGAAGCCCATGAAACTCTGCCCATTGGAAGAGCATTTCCCAATGAAAAGGTCTTCCTTCTGGATCAGGATGACAGGCTGGTCACGGAAAATGGCCGGATTGGGGAGATTTGCGTATCCGGAACCGCTCTGGCCCTGGGATATTATAATAATCCGGAGCAGACAAAACGGGTGTTTGTACAGAATCCGCTTAACACCCGCTACTTAGAAACCATTTACCGCACCGGTGATCTGGCATTCTACCAAGAGAAGGCAGGGCTATGCTTTGCCGGACGAAAGGATTTCCAGATCAAGCACATGGGGCACCGCATCGAGCTGGAGGAGATCGAAGCCGTCTTAAACAGCTATCCCCTCATTGAGCGGGCATGCTGCGTCTTTGATGATGAAAAAAACAAGATTACGGCTTTTTATGTGGGTAATATGAATGAAAGGGAGATTTCAATCCGAATGAGGGAATCCCTGCCGGTTTATATGATTCCCTCTGGGTTCTGCCCTCTGCCGGAATTGCCGGTCACTCCAAACGGAAAAATGGACCGAAAAAAATTATTGGAAATGGGGAAAGGAAAGCAGCCATGAACGAATCAAAATTTGACTATGCCATACATCAATACCAAACTCCCTTCTACATTTTTGATACGGATGTCCTTGCCCTTCAGATCAGAAAAATCCGGGATGTTCTTGGATCGGATGTAGAATTATGCTATGCCATGAAGGCCAATCCATTTGTCATCAGAGATATAGAGGGACTGGTGGAATCCTTTGAAGTCTGTTCCCCAGGGGAATTATCCATCTGTGAAAGAGCCGGTATCCACATGGAGAAAGTCGTCATGTCCGGCGTGTATAAGAAGCCTGAGGACGTGGAATATGCCTTAAAGCAGTATGGAAATAAGATCATTTATACCGCAGAGTCTCTCTCCCACTGGCAGACCCTTGCCTCCTGTTCGAAACGTCTTCAATTACCCGTCCGTGTACTCCTCCGCCTGACCAGCGGAAATCAGTTCGGCATGGATGAAAGCCTGATTAGACAGATCATTGCCATGGGTGCCCATGAATTTATCACAATCGAAGGGATCCAATACTTTTCCGGCACCCAAAAAAGATCTTTAAAGAAGCTGGAAAGCGAGCTGAACATGCTGGAACAGTTTTGCCAGGAATTAAATTCAGAATACGGCTTTCGGGTCAAAAGGCTGGAGTATGGTCCCGGTCTTCCCATCTGCTATTTTGAAGAGGAAAAGAAGGAAGAGGAAGAGATGTTAAATGGTCTTGCCGTTCTTCTGAAACACCGTTCCTTTGAGGGCAGGATCACACTGGAAATGGGGAGATACATAACCGCCTCCTGCGGTTCCTATGTGACCAGGGTGGCGGACCTGAAAACAAACAAGGGAGAGCCTTACTGTATCGTTGACGGAGGCATCCACCAGCTGACTTATTACGGACAAGTGCTTGCCATGAAAAAGCCGCCCATTCTACCTTTTCATGAACGGAAGGGAGAGGAAAAAAAATGGACGGTCTGCGGTTCTCTTTGTACTGCCAGTGATGTGCTGGTAAAGCAATACCCTTTTCAGGACCTGCAGCCGGGGGATCCGATTATTTTCCAAATGGCCGGTGCCTATTCGGTGACAGAGGGCATGGCATTATTTTTAAGCAGAGAGCTGCCCCAGGTACTGCTCTATTCTGCCAAAGAACACTTCCGTATTGCAAGACCTTGTATTCATACGGATGCATTTAATTACTTTTATTCATAAAGGAGACGAAAACCATGGAACAATTAATGAAAATCTTAAATGAAATCAACCCGGGAATTGACTATGAAACTGAGACAGGGCTCATTGACGGCGGACTTTTGGACTCATTTTCCATTCTCTCCCTCATTCCGGAATTAGAGGATGCTTTTGACATTGAGATCACACCCATAGACATGGTACCCGCCAATTTTAATTCCGCCAAAGCAATATGGAGCATGATCAGCCGGTTAAAAGAGGAATAGGCCATGGCTTACAACTCAATACTGTACCTTTTTATCTTTTTACCGGCTGTAATGCTGACCTATCAGCTTACGCCCCAGTGCCGCCGTTATAGAGTCCTGCTAGGTGCAAGCTATGTGTTCTTTCTCTCTTTTAGCGGAAGGCTGCTGGTGTACTTGCTTTTTTCCACTCTTTCCATTCATCATATGGGCCTATGGCTTGCTTCCTGTAAAAGAGACTATTTGTCAGCAGACCATGCAGTTGAGGATAAAAAGGCACAAAAGGCTGCTTATGAAAGCAAACGCCGGCAAATCTTATGGCTTGGGATCGGATTGCAGCTTGCTATTCTATTGATTTTAAAATATTCCGGCTTTTTTCAGGAGAATTTAAACATAGTGTTAAAGGCTCTGTCCTTTCCACGGCTTTTGCCTTCCATAAATTTTGCCCTGCCCATTGGAATCTCCTTCTACACCCTCCAGGCAATCTCATACCTGACTGACGTTTATTATGAGAAAATACCGGCAGATGACAACTTAGGAAGGCTTGCTTTGTACCTCTCCTTTTTTCCGGCTCTTCTGGAAGGCCCGATCTGCCGTTACTCTCAGACTGCAGAAGTCTTATACCAGGGCAATCCTCTGGAATATGGGAAGGTTACCCGGGGCTTACAAAGAATCCTATGGGGGTTGTTTAAAAAGCTTGTGATTGCGGACCGCCTCAACATTCTTGTAGAAACAGTGTTTGACACCCCCAATCATTACGGAGGCATCATCGTCATTGCCGGAGCTGTTTTATACACCTTTCAGCTATATGCTGATTTTTCCGGCTGCATTGATATGACCATTGGTACCGGAGAAATGTTTGGGGCTGTCATTCCGGAAAACTTCCGGCAGCCATTTTTCTCTAAAACTGCATCGGAATTCTGGAGACGGTGGCATATAACCCTTGGCGGCTGGTTAAAGGACTATATCTTTTACCCCTTATCCTTAACCAGATTCGTCAAAAAGCTGGGAAGGCATTCCCGGGCCAGATTTGGAAAACATCTGGGGCAGAACCTTGCTTCCTTCCTCCCCTTGTTTGGTGTCTGGATGCTAAACGGACTATGGCACGGAACCGGATGGAACTACATTTTCTTTGGTATGTATTACTTTGTCCTCATTATGACAGGAAATTTATTAGAGCCTGCGGTCCAGAGGGTCACGGATCGTCTGAGGATTCCCCGGTCCAATCCCTTATACCGGGGAGTCCAGACCGGAAAACTGCTTTTGATTGTATTCACGGGAGAATTGTTTTTCAGGGCAAAGGACCTGACCACCGGCATAAATATGTTCCTGTCCGTTTTCACCGGATTCCGCTTGTCATCGGTTACAGACGGTTCTCTCCTTAAGCTGGGGTTGTCCCTGGCGGATTTTGTTGCCCTGTTCCTTGGTTTTATCGCGGTTTACACGGTAGATACCATTCATGAGAACGGAATCTCTATCCGGGACAGAATATCCGGCTGGAATATACTGGCCCGCTGGAGCTTTCTTTACGCCGCCATCCTGGTTGTCATTCTTCTCGGAGCTTACGGCGACGGGTATTTACCGGCTAAGCTGATTTATGCCGGATTTTAAGGAGTGATCGGATGCAAACCAGAAACAGAATAAAATCAATTATATTTTTGACCGGGCTTTTCATTTTATTGTATGTTGCTTCCTACCTGCTTCTTCCCTATAACAATATGGAGGACAGCTTGTATAAAAAGGCTAATGGGATCCTGAAGGAACCAAAAGATACCATTGACTATGTATCCATCGGCGACAGCGAATGCAGCGCCAGCATTTCCCCCATGGAAATCTGGAACTCTTATGGTTATACAGGATATAACTGCGGCGTACCCAGCCAGCAGCTTCAGGACACTTATTATCTGCTGGAGCGTCTCTTGAAAAACCAGTCTCCGAAGGTAGTTTTTCTGGAAACCAATGCATTTTACCGGGATTTCAAATACATCAACGCCCTTGAAACCGCCATTGACGATACAGTGAAAAAAATATTTCCCATTTATAAATACCATAACAGCTGGAAATATTTCCACTTTTATATGCTGAAAAGCCTGGGACAAAAGGCAAAGCAGGAACCGGCTACCATTTACAAGGGATATCAGTACAGCGCAATCGTAACCCCATACAAAAGCGGACCTTATGTTACGGAAACAGACGATGTTTATGTGATTGATGAGCAGCCCCTATTATACTTAAATAAAATCACCGCCCTGTGCAGGGAAAAGGGCATTCAGCTGATCCTGTACAGCGCTCCCTCGCCAAAATGCTGGTCCTATTCCAAGCACAATGCAGCTGCGGCTTTTGCCAATGACAACCAACTGACTTACCTTGACTTAAATCTGGATATTGATGCTCTGGGTATTGACTGGACAAAGGATTCCAGGGATGACGGTGATCACTTAAACTACTTTGGGGCTGTAAAGGTATCCGCCTACATCGGAAACTATCTACGGAAACACACAGACTTCATCGACCACCGGAAGGATGCTGGCTTTGAGAGCTGGAACCGGGAACTGAACAATTATCTAAAGCTGACAAATGAGAATTAACGCTAAAAGAGCATTGGCACCGGTAAAACAGAACGGCCCAATGCTCTTATAGCTATCTAGGGTCTATGACGCCTTGAACAATCAGGTTTGTATGTAGTAAGACATAAAATCCGCCAGCTTATTGCATGCAGACTTTAGCTGGTTTAGCTCCGGCAGATAAACCACCCGGAAATGATCTGGCTTTTCCCAATGGAACCCGCCTCCGTGAGTCAGCAGGATCTTTTTATCCTTTAAAAAATCCAGGACAAATTTTTCATCGTCAATAATGTGAAATTTGCCGGAATCAATTTTAGGGAACATGTAAAAGGCAGCTTTAGGTTTTACCACAGAGATCCCCGGAATGGCATTCAGAGCCTCATTGGTGTATTCTCTCTGTTCGTAAATCCTCCCGCCGGGAACCAGAAGTTTTTTCGTTTCCTCTTCCATTTCCAGAGCAGCTTTTATCACGGACTGGGCCGGAACATTGGAGCAGAGCCTCATGGAGGATAACAGGTTCAACCCTTCCACATAGCCCTTTGCAAAGGATTTATCTCCGCAAAGAATCATCCAGCCGCAGCGGTATCCTGCGATCAAATGGGATTTGGAGAGACCGTTGAATGTAATGGTCAAAAGATCGGGAGCCAGGGAGGCGATGGATACATGCTCCAGACCGTCAAAAACAAGCCTGTCATAAATTTCATCAGCAAAGATGATCATCCCATGCTTCCGGCAGATTCCAACGATTTCCTCCAGAAGTTCCCTTGGGTACAAGGCGCCGGTAGGGTTGTTGGGGTTAATAATGACGATCCCTTTTGTCCTGCTGGTAATTTTACTTTTTATATCTTCTATATCCGGGTACCATTCTGCGCCTTCATCGCACAGGTAATGAACAGC is a window of [Clostridium] saccharolyticum WM1 DNA encoding:
- a CDS encoding pyridoxal phosphate-dependent aminotransferase, with translation MRKFEKSSKLDHVCYDIRGPVMDEANRMIDQGIDILKLNIGNPAPFGFRAPEELLKRMKDHLSHTEGYSDSKGLLSARRAIVGSCKKKGIDRVTVDDVYTGNGVSELITLSMQGLLNCGDEILVPAPDYPLWTASVTLSGGTAVHYLCDEGAEWYPDIEDIKSKITSRTKGIVIINPNNPTGALYPRELLEEIVGICRKHGMIIFADEIYDRLVFDGLEHVSIASLAPDLLTITFNGLSKSHLIAGYRCGWMILCGDKSFAKGYVEGLNLLSSMRLCSNVPAQSVIKAALEMEEETKKLLVPGGRIYEQREYTNEALNAIPGISVVKPKAAFYMFPKIDSGKFHIIDDEKFVLDFLKDKKILLTHGGGFHWEKPDHFRVVYLPELNQLKSACNKLADFMSYYIQT